AATGAACGATGTGAACGACTTGTATTTATACTAGAACACAAAGACGAAATATTAGATACAAGCAAAATAGAAACATTTAAGTCGATGTCAGATCGAAGACGGTGTATTTGAGGAGCAAAATATACAGAACTGCGGCATTTATGCTGAAACACACCACGATTTTGGTCGCAGTATTTTTGCAACCTCTCTATTCCCTGTTCTCCGAGGGTGCTATACCAAAAGACACCGGAGATATCAGTGGCAAACAATTTTGAAGAGATCAAAAGCAACATCAAATTGCAGCTTACGGAGTTGGCAGCGAAAGAATCCGAAACCGGTATTAAACCCGCTTTAGCAAACTTCCTATCACCGTTTTTAGACGATCTTTTAGACTCTATAAACTCAGAGGACAAAACTTCTTTTTCTCGCCGAAAATCTGACGAAGTTTCCGCCCCCTACGGCAGAGCCCAGGCGGCTCTAGCAAGCTACCCACTGCCTGAATTGTTGCAGGAATTTAGTTTGCTCAGAAAAGTTGTAAATGCAGAACTTCACCGACAAAGGAAGCTCAACTACCAATCAAGAAACAAAGTCGACGAAGCGATTGATACCGCGATTTCCCTTGCTGTTACCGAGTTTGTGGCAATCAAAGGTAGAAAAACTGAAAATGCACTTAATGAGGCAGAAATTAGTAATAGAAGCTTAGAACAGTTCGCTGGAGTTGCCGCCCATGATCTCAAATCACCGCTAGCCACAATTTCTGGCTACCTCAGTTTATTGGAAGATGAATTAGGCCAGGCCCTTCCCGGAAATGAATACATACCGATCATAGAAGGTGCTGCCGAAAGAATGCGAAAGCTGATCGATCGACTGCTGGGTTATGCGCGTTTGGGTGGCAAGGGAATTCCCTTTGAAGAGGTTGATTTAAATGATGTTTTAAAAACTACCATTCAAAGTCTTCACAGCGCCATCCAGGAAACTCGAACTCAAATTATTTCTGATCCCTTGCCCACGGTACACGGCGACTTTGAGCTTCTTTCTCAGCTATTCCAAAATATTTTTTCGAATTCCATGAAGTTTCGGGGCGACGGGCCTTCGGAAATCCGAATCTCCAGCAACAAAGAACCTCATGAAGACTTTTATGTTTTTCGCTTTAAGGACCAAGGAATTGGTTTTGATCCCAAACACAAAGAGAACATTTTTGAACTCTATAAAACTCTGCATTCGGGGAAGCGGTATTCAGGATCTGGAATTGGCCTTGCAACGTGCAAAAAAGTTGTCGAATTGCATGGCGGACGTATTTGGGCCGAGTCTAAACCGGGACAGGGAACTTCGATCTTTTTTACGCTTCCTGTAAAACCCAAATAGTCTATCCATTGGGGCCCGGTGTAATTTTTATTATCGCAGGAAAGAAGTTGCGCCTAAAGGAAGTGCTCGGTAAGGTCGCCCCATTCTAAACACAAAGGAGATTCCATGAAAGCACTTATCGCTTTATCTTTGGTTTTTGCAGTATCAACTTCTCATGCTTATGGCCTTTCTTGCGGCCAACTTGTTGATTACAAAAACAATCTTGTAAAAGAAATGAACTGGTTGAGAGAAAAAATGAGAGCTTCCAGAAATTCAGACGCTCTTGAGCTTTACATGGATCAGTACGAAGAGCTTTACGCTAAATACCAAAACGCAGAAAAAGCTATCAACAGCGATTGCAAATAGTAAAGCAATTGCTCTTAAGACTAAAAAAAGGCTGCCGATGGCGGCCTTTTTTTATTCAGAAGTCCATCGAAATAGACTGGTGAATGTCCCGTCATCGTTCAAGACCTCTTTTTCCAGAACGAAACCGCTCTTGGTAAGAACTTTTTTAGAAGCCTCATTTTCCGGATGTGTGGTTGCGATAATGTTCGTGATGCTTAGCTTCGACTTTGCATATTTTAGAAGCGCCTGAATAAACTCAGATGCAAATCCACGCCCCCAAAAATCCCGTAGGTAGGCGTATTTGACTTCTACCTCGACTTGTTCACCAGGATGCACCAAGCCGCCAAAGCCAATGATCTGCTCTGATTTCTTTTCCAGAATTGTGAACATTCCATAACCGCGTTTTTCATAATTACGCGCCGTAACCGCCAACCACTTTTCTGCCTGAGTTTGGGTTAAGACAGAACCATCCCCGACCCATTTCATCGCGTCGGGGTCTCCATAAACCTTAAGAATCGCTGGCAGATCCTCAGAAATCCAATGCCGCACGATTAAATTTTCTGTCGAAAAAAGCGTGGATGCTTTCATATCACGAAGTCTTTCATCTTACTAAGGTGGGACGCCCATTATACATCTTTTTGTCGCGCAATTTCCAGTAGCTTGAACATTGTATTGTGATTCCTTGTTGTTGCCCGCAACGACAACCTCTTTTCAAAAAAGTTATTGTTGTACTTGGATTCACTGATCAAAGTTTTGTACTCCGCATAAATCACCGTCCCTTTAAGTTCGAACTTATCAGGATGAAAATCAATTTCAGCAAACGCCTTTCTCGCCGCTGCGCCGGGCGCTTCAGAAAGCAATGTGTAGTAATGCCTTTTGCCATCGAATTTTTTAAAAGGACTCTCGAAAAGAATGCGATCCAACTCTTGAGGTGTCAGAGCAAATGTATCCAAATCTCCGCCAAAATTTTTCTTAATCAAAGATCTGACTTTCTTTTCAACCTCACGAGCGCCTAAAGAAGTCCTTAAAAGAACATTTCCACTTTGAATATAAGTTCGAACTTCAAAAAAACCATTCTTCTGAAGCAAAACTCTCAACTCCGCCATCGGAACCCTGTTCGTCCCCGTCGGCGTCACTGCGCGCAAAAATACGATAAAGTAGTTCATGAGGGCAGTTTATCTTAGTTTGCGGAGCCAATACAACCAGCACGAAATAGCTTAAGCGTAAAACGTGCCTAATATCAGCTCAGGCGAGCGCAAGAAGAAATAAAGTTGGCGGAACGAACAGAGCCCCTCTTTGCTCAGCCCCGTTTAAAATGCTTAAATGTCAAAACGAAGGGATGGATGATCTTCATTTAATTTCGATGCCGAATTCCCGGCGAATATCTTTAAGAGATCGATCCAAGTACTGGTCACTATCTTCCCAAGGCCATTTTCTATGCATACGACGAACCTTTAAGTAAACCCAGATTGGTGCAAACAATGCGCGCACGAAGTCTCGGCGAATCTCCTTGCGTAGCCTTGCTTTTGCATCTGCCGTCATTTTAGTCTTAAGATCCTGATGAAGGTCTCGGACGACAGGGCTAGCCGCTAATCTTAGGTAATTCATAAAGCCAATATCGGCGCCCATCACCGTCCAGAAATCTGCTTTAGCTTCGCCAACAAAGCTAGTATCACAGCCGAACACGACGTGAATGCGATCATGGCGGCGAAAGAACTCTCCAGTTTCGTTTTTAAACATATTCACATCTAAAAGTTCCGGGTTAGCTTTGTAATAGTCGTCTAGCGCCTGCCTTAGCGTAAGAGTCGAATCCTGTTTTTGATAATCTAGACTAATTCTTTCCATCACTTTTCCTTTCAAACATTTGGCCAATCCCTTCTGAAAACTTTCGCCAAGCAATCTCAAGATCGCTTCTATCCTTAAAAATAATGCAGAACTTTCCCAGACCTTCAAGACACATAGTTATCAGAAGCGGGGCCACGATGAGTTCATCCTCATTTAGAGGACGAGCGAGAATTGATTCAAGGCTTTTACGAACATGCACCAATAGCGACTCAACGACTTTAACCTGCAATTTTCGAAAAACTTCTTCATGGGCCGCGCGTTCATAAAAATAAAGAAGCGCTGCTGATAATTTTCGGTGTGAAAACGGCGCATCGATAGTAGCTAGTCCCATTTGCATTACGAAATCAGCCACAGTGGGATATTTATGTACTGTTGCCAAGTCGGAAAACTTCTCGAATAGATGCTCAAAAACTGCGATTGTAACTTCGTCGACATCTTTGAAGTGGTGAAACAAGACTGCTTTACTGACTTCAGCCTTTTTCGTGATGATCCCTGCGGTTAAACTTTTAGGCCCCTCGTCAATCATAATGGCAAATGCGGCATCGACAATGCGCCGACGAGTTTGAATGCCTCTTTCTTTTCTCAGATCCTTGCTTGTACTCATAAGGACATAGTCCATTAATATTGACCGATCGGTCAATATTAATGGCGCGGCGTTATGAAACTCATCTTTTAATCTCAACATCTAATCCTGGCGGCGAATGTGGATATGATATTGCTAGGAGAAATGCAGACTTGATTAACTTCCCACTTTTAATTCTCTTAATCTCCGCAAAATGACCTCAAAAATTCAGCATTAATCTCAATCCGTCACTGAATACATAAATCCGTCCGATCATAATAAAAGTTATGAATACCGGAGTTTCACAGGACCTTTTATAGATTTCAAATTGCTTCCTATTTCGATCAAACTGAAGTTAACGAAATGGCTGAGACATTTTTAGCAAAGTATGAAACGTTTCGACTCAATTCCAAAATGAGATTCGTAATTGCTATCAAACGAAGAATGCATATTTTTATATGCAAATGATAACTTATTAAACACTTTTTTATTTTTAAGCAGCACTTGTTTGTTCTGCCTAGGCATCACAATTGCTAATAGCCTTTATATCACCTAAACAAAGGAGAAGTTTTGAAATACCTAGCATTATTTTTATCTGTTGTGCTCTTGGGCTCATCGTTTGCAAATGCGGATACATACGTAAGTGGTTATTATCGAAAAAACGGTACGTATGTTCAACCCCATTACCGCTCTGATTCAAATGGAAGCACCTCAGACAATTGGTCCTCAAAAGGAAATTCAAATCCATATACTGGGCAAAAGGGATATAGAAACTCTTACTCGTCGGGCAGCAACTACGACAGTGGGTCATCTTACAACACAGAAAGTAACTCATACTCTAGTGGATGGAACGACTAAAAAATTGCACTTTGGGCCCTTAACTGAGTGTTCTGAGGTCTTTCGCAAATAAATAGTGTTTCTTAAAAACTATCTTCTTGAGTTGACTACTTTATAGATAATTTTTGATTTTGCATCTTTTTCGAGACTCACCAGATGTGTCTGAACTAAATTTTCTACGTGCGGACTATAGTGATTTTCGTTCGAAACAACCAAATACTTCCTAAAGGCGGCACCATATTTGTCAAACCTATTTAAACACCTCGCCTGCGAAGCGTCCGCGATTTCATAAGCATTAGATTTTGAAGAAACTAAAGAATCTGACTCCACTTCCATGCACAAAATGTATTCATTCGCGCATTGATCTAAGTTATCTTTATAAAAACTGACCGTCTCTTCGGGCTGCCGTTCTGTAGGACTAAACCCGCGTTCGAGTCTTTCTAAAAACGCCGACGATGCGCAACCTCCAAGAATGAAGATTGAAACAAATAACGCAAAAATAGTGATTTTCATTTATACCACCCAAGCACAGAAAATAGATCAGAATATCGCCTTGATAACGATCTGCAAGTAGGTCAGAGATCCCACCTCTGGAACCAATGTATAGGTACCGCTAGAACTTGTATAAGTTCCGCCAGCACTATAAGTCGTATGAACATTAAGCATAGTCTCAAGATTGAGTATATCATTGATGACATAACCCGCACCCAAAGCCACAAATACTCGCGTGGTAACGGATTTCAAAAATTGATCTTTACTATTTAAAATTCCATTGGAAAGGCCCGCATAAACTGGAAGATAGAAAGTGTGCCAGCGATATTTTCCAGCATAGGCGGCAGTTAAAATACTAAGATCACTATCAGCAATAGTACCAGAGGAAGATTGTCCCGCAAGAGCAACAGTACCCTTATCCAACTTCATATTTACATAAGATAGCAATACCCCGTTATTCCACGAGTATTTCTTAAACTGACTCCACTCTCCATTTAAAGAAATCGCGCTACCGAAATCAAACTCGGCATTTCCGCTAAGTTGGGTGGCACCAGAATAATATTTGAAATCCATTTTTGCTTTTGGACTAAAAACAAGCCCCAGTCCGATACTAAAATAGCTTTCTTTTGTTGAAGCTAACGGCTCAATCTTAGATTCGTCTATCTTAACATTTTTTTCTACTTCCTCCACATCAACAGTGTTGGCAACAATTCCAGGGATGATTTTAGATGGATCTGCACAAGTCCCCAATAGGGCAGAAACTCTCCGCCCTGATACGGTGGTTACTTTGGCAAAGCAGTTTTCAGGCAAAGAAAGTACATCTCCCACCGATATTTTTTCACCGGCATCAAGAGCAAAATCAACATTTGTACCGTCAACATCGATGATAGTTGCAGCAACAGAGTTGCCAGCCAAAAGAAAAACAGAAAACAACAACGACAAACGTCGCATCCAAACTCCTCCATTACGAACTATTTTATTATCTAGAAAAATCCCAAAACATTTTCGACGATCATTTCAGCTTCACGATGCAGGAAGAGTTTTTGCCGCCCCCCCTTTTTTCGTTTTCATAAAGTCTTTCTTAATCTTCAACTTTTACCCGCTTAATAGTGATCTCAAAAGTCCCCTTAAAAAAGTCTTCCTTAAGGATCTTTTGTATCGGCTCTTGCGAGTCGTCCTTACCAAATAGTAGAAAATGAAGGCTCACACTTAAATGCGTGGCAACCTTTACCGCCTGGGAAGGGTTCGGCGCCCTATTGTTAAGCCACTCAGAAAGAGTGGACTTCGGCACACCAGTTGCTTTAGAAATTGAGGCTAAAGTGTGCCTCTCATTTTTCATCAATTTTTCGAGTGTTTTTCCAATTTTTAATTCCACAGATTCAACCATCGTCGAACTCCACTAAACAAAAAAGACCAGAACCGACATCTCGGATAACAATGTTACATCTCGAATATTTATTCGAGATGTCGGCAACAGCACAAAAGTTCGCCTGCCCCATCCAGCCGAGGCGTTTGGCGATAGATGTTTTGAATAGAGTTAGTTAGACAGTCTGTAGTGCGCCAACAAATTCTCTATGACGAGAATTACCAGAGCGGTTATTTCGGATAATTTCCCGTTATCGAGACTAGATGAACTAAATCCCTGATTTGCGTTTTAAATTATTGTTTTTATTATCTGTTTCTTATTTTTATCTGACTTTGAAGAATCACTGCGGGAAATGGTAGGGAGTGCGGAGGCTGAAATTGCTTAATAATTTCAAGCCTCTTTTTCCTCGCTAAATACAAATTGCTACAACTTCGAAAAGTTAATAATTTGCGCTGAATTTACACCATGAGTCTGCATATCATCAAGGCAGGCGGTCGCATCTTTAATGTTAATACCCGCCTTGCGCATATAAATCATCATCGTGTCCATATCGCGCCAACCGCCCATAGACATAACTTTGCTCGGGGCCACGCCTTTGCCAAGCAATAAAGTCGCCCAGCTCGCTCTAAGGTCATGGAATCTAATCTCCGGCAGGCCTAGAGATTTTAAGATGAATCGAAGCTCTCGGGCCTGATCTCCCTTATCCCATTTGCTTAGACGAGGCAGCACAAAGTTATTTCCCGCTGACTGAAGCTTCAACTCATTCAGCACTGGCAGCAGTGGCTTGGGAATCTCCACCAATCGATCGTCACCAGACTTCGTTGATTTGTAGCCATCCTTGCTGCTCCAAGAGCAATTCACCAAAATCTGCCTTTGTTCCAAGTTAACCTTGTCCCAAGTCAGCGCATAAAGCTCCCCATTTCTCATGCCCGTGTAAAGCGCCACCGCATAATGGGGATACCAATGCCAATCCAGCTCCTGCGATCTTCTAAGAAGAGTAATGATCTGCTCCTCATTCAAAACTGCTTTGATTTTATCGTTAACCTTGAACTTAATCAGCGGCGTCGGATTTCTTAGCAAAATGCCTTCTTCAACTGCGTACTGAAATACACCTTTAAGACATTTGATAAAAAATTTCTTATGCGCTTCTGCATTTTGTCCTAATCGCTCATTCAGCAACTTATGAATATCGGGAGTCGTAATTTGATCAACCCTCTTTGCATCCCAAGCAGGCAGCGTATGAAAACGCAAAACCTTTTCTCTGTTGTAGACCGTGCTTTTCATAAGCTCGTTCTTTTCATCGATACTGATAAAATAATCAGTTAATAACTTACTCCACAAAGGAACAATTTTTTGATGAAAGTGATCGCTCATCCGAATAACCATTTCACGTTCAGCTTTTACTGCCTCCGCTTTAGATTTCAGACCTGTCTTCTTATAGGTCTTCGGCATCTTAGTAACCGGATGGCGCTTACTGAAATATGCAGACCATGTTTTTGTTGCATCATCGAATTTAATTCCCATTGAAACCTCCTTGTCTGCTCGACGTGAGAAGCTTCAACAGGTCAGATTTTAAATATCTATTTCGTCTTTGAAATTTGTAGTAAGGCACCTTGCCGTTACTAGATAAATTCAAAAGAGATTTCTTCGGTATCTTGAGATAAGCCGCAGCCTCTTCTGTTGTCATCCATTCTTCAATTTTCAAAGAACAATCTTCAGTCTCATGCGGCCTTATATCGGACAATTGACCAATCGACATTGAGGAAATCAAAGGCATGGCTTTTTCTCCGTAGAAACATGACGAAATTCTTTCGCTAAGCTAGACAGATTGCATTGAAAGAGCGACTCAATGTCCTGATCGGAAGCATTCAAGAAAATTGTTACCAAGTAGATTTTCAACCATATTCGTCTCTTGGCCCTGGTATCGGTAGGGCGAAAATAATACCGTGTATTTAGGAACTTCAATCGATCTGCAGCAATATCTGCATTCTTAACCCTTAGCGTGAGAATATTCATCCAATGCAAAAGCTCTTCTTTATGATTGTCCTTCAAAGCTTTAGGCCATAGATCATGGATAGGGCCATCCACTTCGATAGCTACTCCACAAAAGCTTTCCAATTGGCGATTAAAGCCAGAGAGTGTAGGAGCAAAGAGATCAACATTTTTTCGTCCGATCCAAATCGAAGGCAGAAATTCGCATTTACTTACCGCATGTAACTTATTACGCAGAATGCGCTCTGATGAGGTTGGCGTGCTTTGCTCAGTGAAAGACTCATTTAATTGCGCATTGAGTGCCTCGTATTTGATGCAGATTTCATCATGCTTGGGATGAACATAGGATTTTAGGTTTATCCGCAAAACCCCAATAGTAGTGCTATCATTAAATAATCGTGGATATAATGACCGTAAGACAGAAAGCCGGAAGGCATCTTTTTTCTTTGCTGAGCGATTACGACAAAGCTCTTTCGCTATCTCTCTTTCCATTTTGGACATAGTGCTCCCCCAAACCCAAGAAATCACAAGGGCTTTAAATATTTGTTTTCATTCAATTTGTGACTTTGTATAAGTTCGATCCGAGGCACGTGCTCCTCAGAACCGAGCTGGAGTTATGGCAAATAAAAGTGTTAAGAAAAATTACCTTAAACGTCGTGGTCGCCCTGCAAAAAAGGTGAATTTAAGCGATGAACGAAAAACTTTATTCTTAGAACATTTTAAATATTCTCTTTGGGACTCCTGCAAAAGGCACATCAAGGGCTATCTGTATCGACAAAAATTAGAGCAAGAGTGCATAAAAAAGTGTATCGCGATGACGGATGAATTTGACCGGCTGCTTGAGCCTCTTTCGCCACCTCAAAGAAAACGAATCAGATCGCAATTTAGAATTTCAAAGGTAAAAGGTGCTCAATCTGCAGCGAGTGATTTACAGCCTATGAAGCAAAGGAAAACCGGCAGGCCACCAAGACTCGGTGAAATTTCCTATCTCATCTATTCGGCTTTAGAGGGTGCGAAAGGCGACAAGAATTTGATCAATGAAGTTGGTAGAGTCATAAAGGCTGGCGGTGAGCTACACACTCTCTTAAGAGATGCGTTTCCCGGAATAGATGCTTATGAGCTTTTTAATTTTCCAAGCGTACATATTTCTCAAGTAAAACCTTGGCACGAATCATATAAGTTTAAGTTAAAAGCACGGGCAAAAGAGTATTTTAAAAATCTTTGGCGTGAGCCCTACATGAAGGAACACTTCGGCCCTTACAGTGATGAACTCTTTGAGCAGATGGCTAATGATGGTGGTTTTTCTCAAAGGCATTCAAACTTTTTCAGAGTTCAAAGTGGTGGCAAGGCCATTGAATTTATTGAAGAGTAGATGTCTTCTGCGATCTTTCTGTAAAACAAAATCATATTTGGCGAAACTGCAGTTTTGATATTCATAATTGCAGTGCCATTATTTCAGACTATATGCTTGTAAAATATTGAAAATATTAAGTTATCTGGCGCAGGTTGATCCGAAAGTACGGCATTATTGCATACCTAAAAAGGGGCATTTGATTTTTTAGTATTTCGATACCGCTTTTAGGCTAGTGGAGGCTCACCTCCACTTGAGTTTTATAAATACATTTTCACAGGCTTATAAAGTGGCGGTGTACTTCTTTGCTCTTTCAACATCGGTGAGAAGTTTGTCACCAGCCTCTTTAAGTGCGGCAACCAACTTCTCCAGATTATTAATCGCAAGAAATCGATTTTGACGAGATAAATTGCTGATAGCTTGCGCCTCTCTAAAAATAACCTCGTCGGATGCATTTGCAGTTTCTGATTTTTGATAAATCTCACTCAAAAGTTTTAATCCCCACTTGCCACCAACCTTTACCCAACCTAATGACATCAATTCATAGCAAGGGGCCGACGTTAAAACGCGGTCTGGCCATAAACTTTTGGCATTTGAAAAAGGGATTTCGGTTCGCTGAATAACTGCTTCGGCTGTGATGCCTAGGTTGAGCGTCATTAGTTGAGATTCAAAATTTTTTAGAGTCTGATTAGCTTCGTCGGTTGCTTCGTTGAGCTGCTTAGATAAAGCAGAAAGATCTGACAATGGGGCCATGGGAATTCCTCCTATATTTGGGCTACCGCCCGGTTTAATTTTTGCGCCTCTTCCGAGACGCGTTTGTAATCAGCTTCCGCCGATTGCTGCCAAACTAAGGCATTGAGGGACCCAAAGTCAACCGTGCATGGCACCTTGCCATCAAACAAAATCATCTATAGTCGTAATTGCAGTCCATGGGGGAACTTTTAAAAGATGCTATTTGGGTGCTGCTGCTTCTAAGAAGTCCCAAAGAGAGTTGTCGATGAAAAACTCTTTGAATATTCCGTAGGTCTTTAAATCTTTCTTCTGTTCGGCTACTTCACTTGTAACCTTCTTAAATGAATAAACGGTCTTTGTGCTGCCCAAGGCATTCATGTATCGATACAAGCCTGTAAATGCGTATAAATCCCAATTAAAGGCATTATCGACGAAACCATTGTCTACTAGCGCCCCCTCATTTGTTTTTTGAATAAAGGCCACTTTGGACGTTCTACCACCGTGTTCCCAATCAGGAGCATCCACGATGAATCCGTCAGGCAATACTTGGATGACTCGCAAGGTACTGCTTTGTGCCTTGAGCTTGCGTGACTCAAATAAATCAGGCTCAGTCACAATAAGGGCTGCGGCAGTGTAAAGACAATTTTCTGACGGAGTTTCCTTCGAGCTAGCAATGAGTTCTGAAACGCCTAGCTTAGGGCAAAAGATTTTTCCACCTAAGCGAGATGTTAAGGTTTTCTTTTCACCTTGAAACTCGTTGCTATTTTTTAGATCGCGCCACTTTTTGGCAACGCCGACATTCGATGTTGCTGATATAATCGCACAACCAGATAAGAAACCAAGAACTGACGAAGTAAAAAGGATTACCGCGATGGTGTTTCTAATCATTTTACTGTCTCCTTTTTTCTTGGGAGCAGTCGCTGGATGGTGATTTTAGCGTAGCCATCAAAAATAGCTCCCCCATCGTCAAATACTTCAGCCACAGAGGGCAGTTGGTTTGGTTCTTTTAAATCTTCTTCTCCGGTAAGAATAAATGACAGGCTTACGCTAAACTCCGTAGCGAGTCTTTTAACGGCAGAATAGTCCTCAGGTAATGCGCCGCCTCTCCAGTCATCAATCGTTGATGGCGCAACACCTGCGATCGCGGCCGCTTGCCTTATAGTCATTTTTCTTTCAGTCATTAGAGATCGAAGGATCTTTGCGAAAGGCGTTGTGCCCGATCGCTTTCGAGTTTTTTTCATACAGCGTGTCCCCTGGTTCTTGTTCGGCGATTCCTCACTCTGGTTGTAGGGAAATCCGATGAAACGTACACGACCGGATTACCGGACAGATTCTAGCTTGTCTGCTAGTAAAGAGACTCGATGCTTTGAGAAAATTATTTATATTGTCGATTTTGCAGCTCTTCAAAAGCCTAATGCGTCCACGCTCTATAGCGTGGCTATTTTTAAATAAAATGAAAAAATCTCGACCGATTGAACTAATATCCGGCTATAAACTGTAAAATTTTAGATGTGATTTTTAAAAGCAAAAAGCCACGCATTTAATCCGTGGCTTTTCCATATTCATTTCTACCTATTGGCAGATTAAATCTTTTCCAATAGTCGTTTCATACGAACATCGTCAGGAACACGTTCAGATAGAACACCCAAAAAGTCATGCCAATTTGCAAAAGCTTCATTCAATAAAGTATTCCAGTCCATGGCATACATTTCATTTTTAGCCATTGCCTTAATTTTAATATTATTAGCAGGTTTTTTATCAATTTTATCAGCGATAATGTAACCAGACACTCGATTAAATCTGCCACCTGTATTTGCGTTAAGAGATGCTTCAATGGTGTGAATATAAGTCTCAAAGCGTTGAATATGATCT
The window above is part of the Bdellovibrio sp. ArHS genome. Proteins encoded here:
- a CDS encoding helix-turn-helix transcriptional regulator encodes the protein MKKTRKRSGTTPFAKILRSLMTERKMTIRQAAAIAGVAPSTIDDWRGGALPEDYSAVKRLATEFSVSLSFILTGEEDLKEPNQLPSVAEVFDDGGAIFDGYAKITIQRLLPRKKETVK
- a CDS encoding tyrosine-type recombinase/integrase codes for the protein MGIKFDDATKTWSAYFSKRHPVTKMPKTYKKTGLKSKAEAVKAEREMVIRMSDHFHQKIVPLWSKLLTDYFISIDEKNELMKSTVYNREKVLRFHTLPAWDAKRVDQITTPDIHKLLNERLGQNAEAHKKFFIKCLKGVFQYAVEEGILLRNPTPLIKFKVNDKIKAVLNEEQIITLLRRSQELDWHWYPHYAVALYTGMRNGELYALTWDKVNLEQRQILVNCSWSSKDGYKSTKSGDDRLVEIPKPLLPVLNELKLQSAGNNFVLPRLSKWDKGDQARELRFILKSLGLPEIRFHDLRASWATLLLGKGVAPSKVMSMGGWRDMDTMMIYMRKAGINIKDATACLDDMQTHGVNSAQIINFSKL
- a CDS encoding TetR/AcrR family transcriptional regulator, with product MLRLKDEFHNAAPLILTDRSILMDYVLMSTSKDLRKERGIQTRRRIVDAAFAIMIDEGPKSLTAGIITKKAEVSKAVLFHHFKDVDEVTIAVFEHLFEKFSDLATVHKYPTVADFVMQMGLATIDAPFSHRKLSAALLYFYERAAHEEVFRKLQVKVVESLLVHVRKSLESILARPLNEDELIVAPLLITMCLEGLGKFCIIFKDRSDLEIAWRKFSEGIGQMFERKSDGKN
- a CDS encoding helix-turn-helix domain-containing protein; amino-acid sequence: MPLISSMSIGQLSDIRPHETEDCSLKIEEWMTTEEAAAYLKIPKKSLLNLSSNGKVPYYKFQRRNRYLKSDLLKLLTSSRQGGFNGN
- a CDS encoding GNAT family N-acetyltransferase, whose translation is MKASTLFSTENLIVRHWISEDLPAILKVYGDPDAMKWVGDGSVLTQTQAEKWLAVTARNYEKRGYGMFTILEKKSEQIIGFGGLVHPGEQVEVEVKYAYLRDFWGRGFASEFIQALLKYAKSKLSITNIIATTHPENEASKKVLTKSGFVLEKEVLNDDGTFTSLFRWTSE
- a CDS encoding DUF1697 domain-containing protein, yielding MNYFIVFLRAVTPTGTNRVPMAELRVLLQKNGFFEVRTYIQSGNVLLRTSLGAREVEKKVRSLIKKNFGGDLDTFALTPQELDRILFESPFKKFDGKRHYYTLLSEAPGAAARKAFAEIDFHPDKFELKGTVIYAEYKTLISESKYNNNFFEKRLSLRATTRNHNTMFKLLEIARQKDV
- a CDS encoding helix-turn-helix transcriptional regulator, which produces MVESVELKIGKTLEKLMKNERHTLASISKATGVPKSTLSEWLNNRAPNPSQAVKVATHLSVSLHFLLFGKDDSQEPIQKILKEDFFKGTFEITIKRVKVED
- a CDS encoding ATP-binding protein, which encodes MANNFEEIKSNIKLQLTELAAKESETGIKPALANFLSPFLDDLLDSINSEDKTSFSRRKSDEVSAPYGRAQAALASYPLPELLQEFSLLRKVVNAELHRQRKLNYQSRNKVDEAIDTAISLAVTEFVAIKGRKTENALNEAEISNRSLEQFAGVAAHDLKSPLATISGYLSLLEDELGQALPGNEYIPIIEGAAERMRKLIDRLLGYARLGGKGIPFEEVDLNDVLKTTIQSLHSAIQETRTQIISDPLPTVHGDFELLSQLFQNIFSNSMKFRGDGPSEIRISSNKEPHEDFYVFRFKDQGIGFDPKHKENIFELYKTLHSGKRYSGSGIGLATCKKVVELHGGRIWAESKPGQGTSIFFTLPVKPK